From the Panthera leo isolate Ple1 chromosome C1, P.leo_Ple1_pat1.1, whole genome shotgun sequence genome, one window contains:
- the THEMIS2 gene encoding protein THEMIS2 isoform X2: protein MEPVSLQDFVCALDPASLPRVLRVCSGVYFQGSIYEISGNECCLSTGDLIKVTQVCLQRVVCENPGTGQTIEIAPTFRGHFRPLTGPQSYGTLNELLSAATQHSKKLPICFMSTHRITTEARVVPEDQPLLLEAVEIHHGANYARCVLDTEAQQFVLHLPLSQKGPFWEWEPGAPRPLLQALQDSALKDLLFTCPTLPWHSLILRPQYEVQAIMHIFSSLRTAAMPPAPQTQDEDTATECQEQLRYIQQGFCPQEGPQGH from the exons ATGGAGCCGGTGTCCCTGCAGGACTTCGTTTGCGCCCTGGACCCCGCCTCCCTCCCGCGTGTGCTGCGAGTCTGCTCGGGGGTCTACTTCCAGG GCTCCATCTACGAGATCTCTGGGAATGAGTGCTGCCTCTCCACAGGGGACCTGATCAAGGTCACCCAGGTTTGCCTCCAGAGGGTGGTCTGCGAGAACCCAGGAACCGGCCAGACCATTGAAATCGCCCCCACCTTCCGCG GCCACTTCAGACCCCTCACCGGCCCCCAGAGCTACGGAACCCTGAACGAGCTGCTGTCTGCTGCAACCCAGCACTCCAAGAAGCTGCCCATTTGCTTCATGTCGACCCACAGAATCACCACAGAGGCCAGGGTGGTGCCTGAGGACCAGCCTCTCCTGCTTGAGGCTGTGGAAATACACCACGGGGCCAACTACGCCCGCTGTGTGCTAGACACTGAAGCCCAGCAGTTCGTTCTGCACCTGCCCCTGTCCCAGAAGGGGCCCTTCTGGGAATGGGAGCCCGGTGCCCCTCGgcccctgctccaggctctgcaggACTCAGCCCTGAAGGACCTCCTCTtcacctgccccaccctcccctggcACTCCCTGATCCTGAGGCCCCAGTATGAGGTCCAAGCCATCATGCACA TCTTCTCAAGTCTTAGAACTGCAGCAATGCCCCCTGCTCCTCAAACCCAGGATGAAGACACTGCCACAGAGTGCCAAGAACAGCTCAGATACATACAGCAAGGTTTCTGCCCACAAGAAGGGCCTCAGGGCCACTAA
- the THEMIS2 gene encoding protein THEMIS2 isoform X1 has translation MEPVSLQDFVCALDPASLPRVLRVCSGVYFQGSIYEISGNECCLSTGDLIKVTQVCLQRVVCENPGTGQTIEIAPTFRGHFRPLTGPQSYGTLNELLSAATQHSKKLPICFMSTHRITTEARVVPEDQPLLLEAVEIHHGANYARCVLDTEAQQFVLHLPLSQKGPFWEWEPGAPRPLLQALQDSALKDLLFTCPTLPWHSLILRPQYEVQAIMHMRRTIVKIPSTLEVDVEDVTASSQHIHFIQPLLLSEALARGGPFPLTTEILEVPEGPPIFLSPWVASLQKGQRLCIHGLASPPWRVLVSTKGRKAPRHFMVSGAYQGKLRRRPREFSTAYDLLGALRPGQPLRVVATKDYEGDGVESPGFTSLAVGDRLEVLRCGQAHGAEGRDIDVLVCQRLSDQAGEEEEDYEQIDEDQILLPLYCSSSFVEEMNDGRRYSLEDLTTQFSLPCEVKVVVKDSSHPADPLPSFPGLRLEEKITEPFLVVSLDSNPAMCFEIPPRWLDLTVVEAKGRPGRPARPLPIATVQELADAFYYSLRRLPAFESQLPPPRPPKSEGLRGQKKQTSKGKGSQSSQVLELQQCPLLLKPRMKTLPQSAKNSSDTYSKVSAHKKGLRATKSNTKAPDDDEHDYEEVLGQFQNTL, from the exons ATGGAGCCGGTGTCCCTGCAGGACTTCGTTTGCGCCCTGGACCCCGCCTCCCTCCCGCGTGTGCTGCGAGTCTGCTCGGGGGTCTACTTCCAGG GCTCCATCTACGAGATCTCTGGGAATGAGTGCTGCCTCTCCACAGGGGACCTGATCAAGGTCACCCAGGTTTGCCTCCAGAGGGTGGTCTGCGAGAACCCAGGAACCGGCCAGACCATTGAAATCGCCCCCACCTTCCGCG GCCACTTCAGACCCCTCACCGGCCCCCAGAGCTACGGAACCCTGAACGAGCTGCTGTCTGCTGCAACCCAGCACTCCAAGAAGCTGCCCATTTGCTTCATGTCGACCCACAGAATCACCACAGAGGCCAGGGTGGTGCCTGAGGACCAGCCTCTCCTGCTTGAGGCTGTGGAAATACACCACGGGGCCAACTACGCCCGCTGTGTGCTAGACACTGAAGCCCAGCAGTTCGTTCTGCACCTGCCCCTGTCCCAGAAGGGGCCCTTCTGGGAATGGGAGCCCGGTGCCCCTCGgcccctgctccaggctctgcaggACTCAGCCCTGAAGGACCTCCTCTtcacctgccccaccctcccctggcACTCCCTGATCCTGAGGCCCCAGTATGAGGTCCAAGCCATCATGCACA TGCGCAGAACCATTGTCAAGATCCCCTCCACCCTGGAGGTCGACGTGGAAGACGTCACGGCCTCCTCTCAACACATCCACTTCATCCAACCGCTGCTGCTGAGTGAGGCCCTGGCCCGGGGGGGGCCCTTCCCTCTGACGACAGAGATCCTGGAAGTTCCAGAGGGGCCCCCTATCTTCCTCAGCCCGTGGGTAGCGTCCCTACAGAAAGGCCAGAGGCTCTGCATCCATGGCCTGGCCTCACCGCCCTGGCGGGTCCTGGTCTCGACTAAGGGCCGGAAGGCGCCCAGACACTTCATGGTCTCTGGGGCTTACCAGGGCAAGCTGCGGCGGCGGCCAAGAGAGTTCTCCACGGCCTATGACCTCCTGGGCGCTCTCCGGCCAGGCCAGCCGCTCCGGGTAGTGGCCACAAAGGACTACGAGGGCGATGGGGTAGAGAGCCCTGGGTTCACTTCCCTGGCTGTGGGTGACAGGCTGGAGGTGTTGAGGTGTGGCCAGGCCCACGGCGCTGAAGGCAGAGACATAGATGTCTTGGTGTGTCAACGGCTGAGCGAccaggctggagaggaggaggaagactaTGAACAGATAGATGAAGACCAGATTCTGCTGCCCCTCTACTGCTCCAGTAGCTTCGTGGAGGAGATGAATGATGGCCGGCGCTACAGCCTGGAAGATCTGACTACCCAGTTTTCACTGCCCTGTGAAGTCAAGGTGGTAGTCAAGGACAGCAGCCACCCTGCTgaccctctgccctccttcccggGCCTGCGGCTGGAGGAGAAAATCACGGAACCCTTCTTGGTGGTCAGCCTTGACTCCAACCCTGCGATGTGCTTTGAGATCCCTCCCCGGTGGCTGGACCTGACTGTTGTGGAGGCTAAGGGCCGGCCGGGCCGGCCAGCCAGGCCTCTTCCTATAGCCACAGTGCAGGAGCTGGCAGATGCCTTCTACTACAGCCTTCGGAGGTTACCAGCCTTCGAGAGCCAACTCCCACCACCAAGACCCCCCAAAAGTGAGGGCCTCCGCGGGCAGAAGAAACAAACCAGCAAGGGAAAAGGCAGCCAG TCTTCTCAAGTCTTAGAACTGCAGCAATGCCCCCTGCTCCTCAAACCCAGGATGAAGACACTGCCACAGAGTGCCAAGAACAGCTCAGATACATACAGCAAGGTTTCTGCCCACAAGAAGGGCCTCAGGGCCACTAAGTCCAACACGAAGGCTCCAG ATGATGACGAACATGATTATGAAGAAGTACTTGGACAATTTCAGAATACCCTGTAG